The following is a genomic window from Corvus hawaiiensis isolate bCorHaw1 chromosome 5, bCorHaw1.pri.cur, whole genome shotgun sequence.
TCTTCAACACAGTCTTGAGGACTGTGTTCTAGCTTATTTTCAGTCACAGAGGCATCTGCTGGAGTCTGAGCAACTTCTTTTGTGTGATGCATTTTGTTCTCTTTGGCAGGACCCACTGCTGTTAGTAAGCTTGAGTGAGTCAACCTGAGGTGAGCACTTTGTGGGCCTTTCCTACATAATTTAGATTTTAGTACACTTTTGGGGTCTTGACAgatctgcttctgcttctttaGGGATCGGGAGACTTGTTTCCAGTAGGATTTCTGGTTTGCTGCGTACTGTGCACAGCTAGAAGGTTCACCAGAGAATTCACACCAGAACTCACTGTCACCGTGCTTGCACTGTACGTGCACAGTAACAGCATTTGTGTCCGTCACTGACCAGGTGCACTCAgcattttctttggtttcaAACTTGCCTTTAGGAGatgattttcctccttttgaCTTCTGccctttttcatttccttggttagattctttctggttttttctacCATGTTCTATGCCttgtcttcccttttttctttccttctgtctttcaCAGTTGGCTAGTAGCAGCTGGGAGACCAGCATCAACACACAAAGGAGTCCAAAGCTTTTGATCCTCATGGTCT
Proteins encoded in this region:
- the FGFBP1 gene encoding fibroblast growth factor-binding protein 1, whose translation is MRIKSFGLLCVLMLVSQLLLANCERQKERKKGRQGIEHGRKNQKESNQGNEKGQKSKGGKSSPKGKFETKENAECTWSVTDTNAVTVHVQCKHGDSEFWCEFSGEPSSCAQYAANQKSYWKQVSRSLKKQKQICQDPKSVLKSKLCRKGPQSAHLRLTHSSLLTAVGPAKENKMHHTKEVAQTPADASVTENKLEHSPQDCVEDVDYIDQKKVAEEYCPESLLSFCNFFITMVQDKRC